Proteins from one Portunus trituberculatus isolate SZX2019 chromosome 38, ASM1759143v1, whole genome shotgun sequence genomic window:
- the LOC123514502 gene encoding uncharacterized protein LOC123514502, with amino-acid sequence MQNQGMREDLILLCMFNKIVAPHFQLAMYVAPHAQRGINVMLTRGLRDGYVAPPCWFLVPAKQYVGGYVVIARWITFPHRCGNVARVELPAPLEACAVSDSVSPTPLYLQQHHHIPSAPPPSSSTPDSMPKDTKRRRKRSTPVATSNEPYVHLRCDEVVEVEMHSDEARSTDCDEDDEDEAVGSCENNRKTAPKRRRMKNPSVLLDEETERMLAEWLEEEAEFIYNKGLKEYKDKAKVCRAFDEKAKTLNPPISGQALRTWFFSHRSRFGRLTAEKSGQGSCRQLTDRERWILNIFHFLQPHIVRHRKPRVLAVSQTAEAAATRPPAALGPSQSRSTSPDVSSLAIEEPRSRKTPTSEEGVLETIVKQAEVVRDRLEGVIVPVQDPDLSYWRSCLSELAKDCVGVGPELRVGLKVELLSTIQRFRRATIKGLTRPTKDLQHHTNAELNWEEAPPAAVAPPPVIKPCSQRTTSGSPPHPRP; translated from the exons ATGCAGAACCAGGGCATGCGTGAGGATCTTATATTGTTATGCATGTTCAATAAGATTGTGGCTCCTCACTTTCAACTGGCAATGTATGTGGCTCCACACGCACAACGTGGCATCAACGTGATGCTAACGCGAGGCCTACGTGACGGTTACGTGGCGCCTCCATGTTGGTTCCTTGTTCCCGCAAAGCAGTACGTAGGAGGATACGTGGTAATTGCGCGGTGGATAACGTTCCCGCACCGATGTGGCAACGTAGCGCGGGTGGAGCTGCCTGCACCACTTGAGGCTTGCGCCGTCAGTGACTCAGTGTCTCCCACACCACTTTAcctgcagcagcaccaccacatcCCTTCAGCCCCTCCACCGTCGTCGTCTACGCCCGACTCCATGCCCAAGGACACTAAGAGGCGAAGGAAAAGGTCAACCCCAGTGGCAACCTCTAATGAGCCATATGTCCACCTTCGATGTGATGAGgttgtggaggtggagatgcACAGTGACGAGGCTAGAAGCACGGACTGTGAtgaggacgacgaggacgaggCAGTAGGCAGCTGTGAGAATAATCGAAAAACAGCACCGAAGAGGCGGCGAATGAAGAACCCCTCTGTCCTCCTGGATGAAGAAACTGAGCGCATGCTTGCGgagtggctggaggaggaggcggaatttatatataataaaggtctgaaggaatacaaagacaAGGCCAAGGTATGTCGTGCGTTCGACGAGAAGGCGAAGACACTGAATCCCCCTATATCCGGTCAGGCCCTCCGCACCTGGTTCTTCTCCCACAGGAGCCGGTTTGGGCGTCTTACTGCAGAGAAGAGTGGACAGGGTTCCTGCAGGCAGCTCACCGACAGAGAGAGGTGGATCCTCAACATCTTTCACTTTCTACAGCCCCACATAGTGCGGCATAGGAAACCCAGGGTGTTGGCTGTCTCTCAG ACTGCTGAAGCTGCCGCTACCCGTCCTCCCGCCGCACTTGGTCCTTCCCAGTCACGCAGCACCTCGCCAGATGTGTCCTCGCTTGCCATCGAGGAGCCTCGCTCCAGGAAGACACCAACCAGCGAGGAAGGAGTTCTGGAAACT ATCGTCAAGCAAGCAGAGGTGGTGCGGGATAGGCTGGAAGGCGTCATAGTTCCTGTCCAGGACCCTGACCTGTCCTACTGGCGTTCCTGCCTCAGTGAGTTGGCGAAGGACTGTGTTGGGGTTGGACCGGAGCTCAGGGTGGGTCTGAAGGTTGAGCTTCTCTCCACCATTCAACGCTTCAGGAGGGCTACCATCAAAGGACTCACCCGGCCAACAAAGGACCTCCAACATCATACCAACGCAGAACTCAACTGGGAAGAAGCCCCACCTGCCGCCGTAGCTCCACCACCTGTAATAAAACCCTGCAGCCAACGTACTACCAGCGGCAGCCCGCCGCATCCCAGACCGTGA